The genomic interval CAATTAGCAAACAATGCAGCTGCACAACTATGATAGAAAAATTCAAAATCTCATGCACAGATGAAATTGAAGAACAATGGGAAATCGGAGCCTTATCTACCCCAGCAGCAACAAAAGAGATTTTAAAAGTGCTGCGCATGACAGAGCCAGAATTAATTGAAACAATTAATTCTGTGGAAATAGATTCTAGCTTTATACAATTTATTAAATTTTGTAAGCAAAATGATTATGAGTATGCTATTGTTAGTGATGGATTTTTCTTATTAATAACAACTATTTTAAGTAAATACATTGATCAGCCAATTAAAATATTTGCTAATCAGCTAGTGTGTTGTGACTCTCGGTGGACAGCACACTTTCCCTATCATTCAGACGAATCACCTAATTTAGGTGTTTGTAAAAGCCAAATTGTTAAACAATATCAACAACAGTCAAATCAACCTGTCGCCTTTATCGGTGATGGCTATACCGATTACCAAGCTTCTGAGGTAGCTGACATTG from Desulfuribacillus alkaliarsenatis carries:
- a CDS encoding MtnX-like HAD-IB family phosphatase; amino-acid sequence: MIFLIDFDKTISKQCSCTTMIEKFKISCTDEIEEQWEIGALSTPAATKEILKVLRMTEPELIETINSVEIDSSFIQFIKFCKQNDYEYAIVSDGFFLLITTILSKYIDQPIKIFANQLVCCDSRWTAHFPYHSDESPNLGVCKSQIVKQYQQQSNQPVAFIGDGYTDYQASEVADIVFAKDKLSVYCQEHGIPYIPYNDFNDIITYVKNNTI